The stretch of DNA TTTGGTGAAAGTTTTTTCCTGGTATGACAATGAGTGGGGATACGGGGCGATGCTTTTAAAACACGTTGAGGCTTTAAAAACTCTTCTGTTATAAAATTCATTTTAATTATTTTATGTTTGTCCATCTTGCCGCGGATCATGCCGGATTTGATTTAAAAGAAAAACTTAAAATTTATCTGAAAGAATTGGATTATGAAGTTAAAGATCACGGCGCTTTTGAATACAATGAAAAAGACGATTATCCGGATTTTATCCGTTCCGCGGCCAAAGCGGTGGCGGAAAATCCGGAAATTGACCGTGCCGTTGTTTTAGGCGGATCCGGCCAGGGCGAAGCCATGCTCGCCAATCGTTTTCAAGGCGTTCGCGCCGCGGTTTTTTACGGCAAACCTTATTCTATAATTAAACTTTCCCGCGAACACAACAATGCCAATGTTTTGTCTTTAGGCGCGCGTTTTTTGAGCGAAGAAGAAGCCAAAGAAGCGGCCAAGCTTTGGCTGAAAACGCCGTTTTCGGAAGATGTCCGCCATCAGAGAAGAATTAAAAAAATTGATGTTAAAAATGGCTGATATTATTCCCGCGATTAACGCGGATAATTTTGAAGAAATAAAAGAAAAAATAAAATTGGTTGAATCGTACGCGAAATGGCTGCATTTGGATGTCGCGGACGGGACATTTACCAAAAATACTGTTTGGCATAATGCCGATGATCTTCAAGGATTGGACGCTTCGCTTTTGATTGAAGTTCATTTAATGATTAACGATGTTGAGAAGCGCGTTGTTGATTGGTTTCTGCCTGTCATAAAAAGAATTATTTTTCATCTGGAGGCGGTAAAAGACGCTGATTTTATTATTGCCAAATGCCGA from Candidatus Niyogibacteria bacterium encodes:
- a CDS encoding RpiB/LacA/LacB family sugar-phosphate isomerase, giving the protein MFVHLAADHAGFDLKEKLKIYLKELDYEVKDHGAFEYNEKDDYPDFIRSAAKAVAENPEIDRAVVLGGSGQGEAMLANRFQGVRAAVFYGKPYSIIKLSREHNNANVLSLGARFLSEEEAKEAAKLWLKTPFSEDVRHQRRIKKIDVKNG